The Egibacteraceae bacterium genome contains a region encoding:
- the purN gene encoding phosphoribosylglycinamide formyltransferase: protein MGKQLVVLISGTGSNLQALLDHGALGGEVNRVVSDRPDAAGLERARARGVDAVCVAPGAHDDRRGWDAALCDAVAAAAPDLVVLAGFMRILSPAFVNRWPVLNVHPSLLPAFPGARAVADALDWGVKLTGATVHFVDEEVDHGPIVAQEAVPVRPDDTPASLHRRIQAVEHRLLPECVALFCHDRLAVRGRQVSVRA from the coding sequence ATGGGCAAGCAGCTGGTCGTCCTCATCTCCGGTACGGGGTCCAACCTCCAGGCACTGCTCGACCACGGCGCGCTCGGCGGCGAGGTGAACCGGGTGGTGTCCGACCGCCCTGACGCGGCGGGGCTCGAACGGGCACGGGCGCGGGGTGTGGACGCGGTGTGCGTCGCGCCCGGTGCGCACGATGACCGGAGGGGCTGGGACGCGGCCCTCTGCGACGCGGTCGCGGCCGCGGCGCCCGACCTCGTCGTCCTCGCCGGCTTCATGCGCATCCTCTCGCCGGCGTTCGTCAACCGCTGGCCGGTGCTCAACGTGCACCCCTCCCTGCTGCCGGCCTTTCCCGGCGCGCGTGCCGTCGCCGACGCGCTCGACTGGGGCGTCAAGCTCACGGGGGCCACCGTGCACTTCGTCGACGAGGAGGTCGACCACGGCCCGATCGTGGCGCAGGAGGCGGTGCCCGTGCGCCCGGACGACACCCCGGCGAGCCTGCACCGGCGGATCCAGGCCGTCGAGCACCGCCTGCTGCCGGAGTGTGTGGCGCTGTTCTGCCACGACCGGCTCGCCGTGCGCGGCCGGCAGGTGAGCGTTCGCGCATGA
- the purH gene encoding bifunctional phosphoribosylaminoimidazolecarboxamide formyltransferase/IMP cyclohydrolase: MSAARVPVRRAVVSVYDKAGLADLARGLAGAGVEIVSTGATARHLRDAGVEVTDVSAVTGFPEILDGRVKTLHPSVHAAILADRDKGHHLAALADLGVTPVDLVVANLYPFRATVADPTVDEATAIEMIDIGGPTMVRAAAKNHAHVGVVVDRDDYCEVLDELASGGLTAPTRARLAAKAFAHTAAYDADVAAWFARGERFPLQHAPVYRKTQDLRYGENPHQAAAYYVERGEAWGLGSVRQLHGKELSYNNLLDTDAAWLAAADFAEPCVAIVKHTNPAGLAVASSLAEAYPGALAGDPTSAFGGIVAANRRVDADTARQVVEVFTEVVVAPGFTDEALGVLRGKKNLRILEVSRPQAPAGALVARTVSGGLLVQEADAAPEKPDSWVVATATKPDADTMTELAFAWQAVKHVKSNAIVLARSRAVVGVGAGQMSRVDSVRIAVEKSAGRAAGAVLASDAFFPFRDAVDVAIAAGVRAIVQPAGSVRDEEVVKACDERDIPMVLTGRRHFRH, translated from the coding sequence ATGAGCGCCGCCCGCGTCCCCGTCCGGCGCGCCGTCGTCAGCGTCTACGACAAGGCGGGCCTCGCCGACCTCGCCCGCGGGCTGGCCGGCGCGGGAGTCGAGATCGTGTCGACCGGGGCGACCGCCCGCCACCTGCGGGACGCGGGCGTGGAGGTGACCGACGTGAGCGCGGTCACGGGGTTCCCCGAAATCCTCGACGGGCGGGTGAAGACCCTGCACCCGTCGGTGCACGCGGCGATCCTCGCCGACCGGGACAAGGGTCACCACCTCGCCGCCCTGGCCGACCTCGGCGTCACCCCCGTCGACCTCGTCGTCGCCAACCTCTACCCCTTCCGGGCGACGGTGGCCGACCCGACGGTCGACGAGGCCACCGCGATCGAGATGATCGACATCGGCGGCCCGACGATGGTGCGAGCCGCGGCGAAGAACCACGCGCACGTCGGCGTCGTGGTTGACCGCGACGACTACTGCGAGGTGCTCGACGAGCTCGCCTCCGGGGGGCTCACCGCGCCCACCCGCGCCCGCCTGGCCGCGAAGGCGTTCGCGCACACCGCCGCCTACGACGCCGACGTCGCCGCCTGGTTCGCACGCGGCGAGCGCTTCCCGCTCCAGCACGCACCGGTCTACCGCAAGACCCAGGACCTGCGTTACGGCGAGAACCCCCACCAGGCCGCCGCGTACTACGTCGAGCGCGGCGAGGCGTGGGGACTCGGATCGGTCCGCCAGCTCCACGGCAAGGAGCTGTCCTACAACAACCTGCTCGACACCGACGCCGCCTGGCTGGCCGCGGCCGACTTCGCCGAGCCGTGCGTGGCGATCGTCAAGCACACCAACCCGGCGGGGCTCGCGGTGGCCTCCTCGCTCGCCGAGGCGTATCCCGGTGCGCTCGCGGGCGACCCGACGAGTGCGTTCGGGGGGATCGTCGCCGCCAACCGCCGGGTCGACGCGGACACCGCCCGCCAGGTCGTCGAGGTGTTCACCGAGGTGGTGGTCGCCCCCGGCTTCACCGACGAGGCCCTGGGGGTGCTGCGGGGCAAGAAGAACCTCAGGATCCTCGAGGTCAGCCGGCCCCAAGCCCCCGCCGGGGCCCTCGTCGCCCGGACGGTCAGCGGGGGGCTCCTCGTCCAGGAGGCCGACGCGGCGCCGGAGAAGCCGGACTCGTGGGTCGTCGCGACCGCCACGAAGCCCGACGCCGACACCATGACCGAGCTCGCGTTCGCGTGGCAGGCGGTGAAGCACGTGAAGTCCAACGCCATCGTGCTCGCACGGAGCCGCGCGGTCGTCGGCGTCGGCGCGGGGCAGATGTCGCGGGTGGACAGCGTCCGGATCGCCGTGGAGAAGTCGGCGGGCCGCGCCGCGGGCGCGGTGCTCGCAAGCGACGCGTTCTTCCCCTTCCGCGACGCCGTGGACGTCGCGATCGCGGCGGGGGTCCGCGCCATCGTCCAGCCAGCTGGCAGCGTGCGTGACGAGGAGGTCGTTAAGGCGTGCGACGAGCGCGACATCCCGATGGTGCTCACGGGGCGCCGCCACTTCCGCCACTAG
- a CDS encoding serine/threonine-protein kinase, translating into MRPRVVEGLRLERLVGSGGEGEVWEARDPHGRRRALKLIRPEALAGPDAVAERAAYLTRIDHPALVRVHRSGLLDDEALRGWGFVEMEFVAGRCLADEPGGWELLDQLLPLAEALDLLHAGHWSDGLPLVHRDVKPANLVATRGGRLVLVDPSTLRGVDATLVTRVGTPVFAAPEVMTGRVGPAADVYSFAVTALALVTGARGAELADLVAAVDELDVPEGVRAGLSSQPEDRPVSCRELLTAPAPLLVRDAEASDETWVLGEDPADVPPAPRRRVWPWFVVLAAVVAGPALGWSTGALEGNRLAVAAAAAATVQLGAHTVDRRSVLLAAVLPPVAWAFLLGDRLAFGRRRPWAHALLCGPLTFAWAAPVLAVTGPVTARAPVAALAVAGLALVAAAAAATRAGGGAGVLARLVLLPAWLAGAAVLLAAGVLALPFALVAGSGRAAMRLVVGTLAGAVENFRPPR; encoded by the coding sequence ATGCGGCCGCGGGTCGTCGAGGGTCTGCGCCTCGAGCGGCTCGTCGGATCCGGTGGCGAAGGGGAGGTCTGGGAGGCGCGTGACCCCCACGGCCGCCGCCGGGCGCTGAAGCTCATCCGTCCCGAGGCGCTCGCCGGTCCCGACGCGGTCGCCGAGCGCGCCGCCTACCTCACGCGCATCGACCATCCCGCCCTCGTCCGGGTCCACCGAAGTGGCCTCCTCGACGACGAGGCGCTGCGGGGGTGGGGCTTCGTCGAGATGGAGTTCGTCGCCGGGCGCTGCCTCGCCGACGAGCCCGGCGGCTGGGAGCTGCTCGACCAGCTGCTGCCGCTCGCCGAGGCCCTCGACCTCCTCCACGCCGGGCACTGGTCCGACGGGCTTCCCCTCGTGCACCGCGACGTCAAGCCGGCGAACCTCGTCGCCACCCGTGGCGGTCGGCTCGTCCTCGTCGACCCGTCGACGTTGCGCGGCGTCGACGCGACCCTCGTCACGCGGGTCGGCACGCCGGTGTTCGCGGCCCCCGAGGTCATGACCGGCCGCGTCGGTCCCGCCGCCGACGTCTACTCGTTCGCGGTGACCGCTCTCGCGCTCGTCACCGGCGCCCGCGGCGCCGAGCTCGCCGACCTCGTCGCGGCGGTCGACGAGCTCGACGTGCCCGAGGGCGTGCGGGCCGGGCTGTCGTCACAACCGGAGGACCGGCCGGTGTCGTGCCGGGAGCTGCTCACCGCGCCGGCGCCGCTGCTCGTGCGCGACGCCGAGGCGAGCGACGAGACCTGGGTCCTCGGCGAGGATCCCGCCGACGTGCCGCCGGCGCCGCGCCGGCGGGTGTGGCCCTGGTTCGTCGTGCTCGCCGCGGTCGTCGCCGGACCCGCCCTCGGGTGGTCGACCGGGGCGCTGGAGGGCAACCGCCTCGCCGTCGCCGCCGCCGCCGCCGCGACCGTGCAACTCGGTGCGCACACGGTCGACCGACGGTCCGTCCTGCTCGCGGCGGTCCTGCCCCCGGTGGCGTGGGCGTTCCTGCTCGGCGACCGGCTCGCCTTCGGACGCCGGCGGCCGTGGGCGCACGCGCTGCTCTGCGGCCCGCTCACCTTCGCGTGGGCCGCTCCCGTGCTGGCGGTCACCGGACCCGTCACCGCCCGCGCCCCGGTGGCCGCCCTCGCCGTGGCGGGGCTCGCGCTCGTGGCCGCGGCCGCCGCGGCCACGCGCGCCGGCGGCGGTGCGGGCGTCCTCGCGCGCCTCGTCCTCCTGCCCGCCTGGCTGGCGGGCGCCGCCGTCCTGCTCGCCGCCGGGGTGCTCGCCCTGCCGTTCGCGCTCGTCGCCGGATCCGGCCGGGCGGCGATGCGGCTCGTGGTCGGCACGCTCGCCGGGGCAGTCGAGAACTTCCGCCCGCCCCGGTAG